The sequence TACGTATTCATTTGGTAAATAGGTAATTTCAAGCACATCAAATTGAATTTCACCCAACTTACTTTCGAGTGCTTCTTTTGCTTTATGAAGACTTGTCGTATCAACAGTAACAGTCATATGACCATCTTCTTGTTCAATATCGATAAGGTCTACTTCATTTTCTAAAAGAATTTCCATAATTGTTTCTTCATCACTGGATTCAAATGACAACAACCCAACGTGCTCATATCCGTGAACTACGGAACCATTAACACCGATCTTACCTTTAGATTTTGTAAAGCAATTTCGAACTTCACTGTATGTACGATTATCGTTGTCTGTTAAACATTCAACGATAAATGACGATGCACCCGGTCCAAACCCTTCATAACGTACAGCATGATAGTTCTCTTCAGAACCACCCTTAGCTTTATCAATCGCACGTTTAATAACATCGGCAGGAACTTGTTTAGTTCTTGCTTCATCAATGATGCGTTTTAAACCCACGTTCATCTCAGGATCAGGAATACCAGCCTTAGCTGCCATATAAATTTCTTTTCCATATCGTGAATACACTTTCGTTTTAGCGGCCGCTGTCTTTTGCATCGACGCCTTACGAACTTCAAATGCTCTACCCATATTTTTTACCTCCTAATGTTATCGCACTTCAACGTTGAAACGTTTTGTTAGTTCTTCAATCACTGCACTCATTATATCATTAATTTCCTCTACCTCGAGGGTACGGTCTTGCCCAAAGGACAATTGGAATGCAATGGATTTTTTATTTCCTAATTTTTCTGATGTAAATACATCAAAGACATTTAAATCAACCAAATATTTTCGAGATACTTTTTCAATTGATTGAATTAAATCACTTACCGAAACTTCATTATCACAAAGAATCGCTAAATCTCGAGTCATAATTGGATATTTTGCTACTGCAGTCGCTTTTATAGCACCTGCTTTTTGTCCTAAAAGATAGTCCAAATCAATTTCTAAATAAATAGGGTCTTTTAAGTCGTATTCTTTTGCATAAAGAGGATGAAGCTGACCAATAACCCCTAAGTGTTTACGGTCAAACAGAATTTCTGCACTCTTGAATGGGTGGAATTTTGAATCATCAAATCCACTTGGCTTGAACTGGAATCTTTTTTCATTAAAACCTAACGTTTCAAATAATTCCATAATCATTCCTTTTATAGTGTAAAAGTCTAAAGGAATCTCAGTTTTCGTCCAATTTTGATTAAATAACGATCCCTGTCCAATAACTCCCAAACGATTTGATTTCGTCCCTTCAGCATATACTGAAGACTGTTCGAAGAAGAGCACATCTGAAATCTTGTGAGCATTATTATATGCTAAAACCTCTACCATCGATGGCAACAAGTGTGTTCTTAGATATGCACGCTTGTCACTAATCGGATTCGCTAAACGAATGGGTGTTCCTAAACTTTCCGAACCAACAGTCTTTGATTCATCCACAAGTGTATAGGATAGAATTTGATCAGCACCAAAACCAAGGAGAATATCTTCAATCATTCGTGTCTTAAGTTGGTGATCATTTAAATTACCGAGTGTTAAATCCATTAATGGTAATGTTTCATCCATGACATCATATCCGACAATTCGGATCACTTCTTCAATTAAGTCTTCCTCAATGGCGATATCTTTACGATACGACGGTATTGTACATACAATTCTATCATCAATATTTTTAGGATTAAAATTAAGACGTTCGAAAACATTTATAATTTCTGATTCTTCTAAAGATGTACCAAGATATTTATTGATGCGTTCAACGGTAATTGATACCTCAACCGGTGTACTATCAAGTGAACCCCATTGAACAGTCTCTTCTAGTGCTGACGCACTTGCATACTCTAGTAATAGCGAAACTGCACGATCCATCGCTTGTTTTGAAGCGTTATTATCCATCGGTTTGGTATAACGTGTGGAAGATTCACTGCTTAAACCTAAACGAGTTGCAGTTTTACGAACTGAAACATGGTTGAAACGTGCGACTTCAATCACAAGTCCTCTAGAATGAGGTTGAATCATGGAATTACCAAGACCCATAATCCCGGCAATACCTACTGGTACTGAGCCATTCATAATAACAAGATCGTTTTTTTCTAGATCATATGTTTGACCATCAAGTGCTTCTACGGTTCCTTCAAAATCATCACGAACTGATAAATCTTGATTTTTTAAGAAATCAATGTCGTAAAAGTGCATTGGATGACCTGTTTCAAGCATCACGAGATTTGAAATATCGACGACATTATTAATTGGTTTGATTCCCGAACCAATAAGTGCTTCACGAATCCAATCTGGAGAAGTTCCGATTGTTATATTACCAATCACTTTCCCCAAGAACAGAGGTGATTTTTCAGTGTATGATTGAATCTTAAGTTCTGTCTTACTACCAATTTCTGATGCGCCATCAAATTGAGGTAATGTAAGTTTACGTCCAAATAATGCGCTCACTTCATGCGCAATTGATATAATCGACATGAAATCAGATCGGTTTGGAGTTTGAGATATATCAAGAATTTCATCATCTAAGCCAAGCGCAACCGCTGGATTACTACCAGGTTCTGCTTTAGGAAGAACTACAATCCCTGTTTTTTGTTCTTCTGTTTGGAATTTTTCAGCAACACCCAGTTCATTCAGAGAACAAATCATTCCATTGGATTCTACACCACGAACTTTTGAAGCCTTGATATTAAAATCACCCGGCAAGACGGCTCCTACCTGTGCCACGCAAACATATAAGCCCGCTTTAATGTTTGATGCGCCACATACAATTTGCTCAACACGGTCACCTAAATCGACTTGACAGACGTTTAAATGATCACTGTCCTCATGTGGAACACATTCCAATACATGACCAACAGTTAAATGTGTTCCATGAATTAACGGTTCAATTCCTTCAACTTCTAAGCCTGCGTTTGTTAAGGTATCCGCAAGTGTTAATGTGTCAATATCTGCAATATCAACATATCTATTCAATAATTTTCTACTAACTAACATTCTAACCTCCTACTCAAAACGCTTAAATTGATCAATGAAACGTTTATCATTTGTATAAAATGATCGGATATCATCAATACCATATTTAAGCATCGCTATACGTTCAACTCCGATACCAAAGGCAAATCCCGAAAGTGTAGGATCATCGTAACCTGCAGCACGCAGTACATTAGGGTGAACCATACCACCCCCAAGAATTTCAATCCAACCTGTATCTTTACAAATACTACAGCCTTTACCACCACAGATATGACATGTTACATCAATCTCTACACTTGGTTCTGTAAATTGGAAATAACTAGGTCTAAAACGAATTTCACGACTTTCGCCAAACATTCTTTTGGCAAAAAGGTTTAAAGTACCTTTTAGATCCGATAAAGTAATTCCA is a genomic window of Erysipelothrix amsterdamensis containing:
- a CDS encoding YebC/PmpR family DNA-binding transcriptional regulator → MGRAFEVRKASMQKTAAAKTKVYSRYGKEIYMAAKAGIPDPEMNVGLKRIIDEARTKQVPADVIKRAIDKAKGGSEENYHAVRYEGFGPGASSFIVECLTDNDNRTYSEVRNCFTKSKGKIGVNGSVVHGYEHVGLLSFESSDEETIMEILLENEVDLIDIEQEDGHMTVTVDTTSLHKAKEALESKLGEIQFDVLEITYLPNEYVTVEGEDADNFRKIQAMFDEVEDIQEVYHNVKFED
- the pheT gene encoding phenylalanine--tRNA ligase subunit beta, which gives rise to MLVSRKLLNRYVDIADIDTLTLADTLTNAGLEVEGIEPLIHGTHLTVGHVLECVPHEDSDHLNVCQVDLGDRVEQIVCGASNIKAGLYVCVAQVGAVLPGDFNIKASKVRGVESNGMICSLNELGVAEKFQTEEQKTGIVVLPKAEPGSNPAVALGLDDEILDISQTPNRSDFMSIISIAHEVSALFGRKLTLPQFDGASEIGSKTELKIQSYTEKSPLFLGKVIGNITIGTSPDWIREALIGSGIKPINNVVDISNLVMLETGHPMHFYDIDFLKNQDLSVRDDFEGTVEALDGQTYDLEKNDLVIMNGSVPVGIAGIMGLGNSMIQPHSRGLVIEVARFNHVSVRKTATRLGLSSESSTRYTKPMDNNASKQAMDRAVSLLLEYASASALEETVQWGSLDSTPVEVSITVERINKYLGTSLEESEIINVFERLNFNPKNIDDRIVCTIPSYRKDIAIEEDLIEEVIRIVGYDVMDETLPLMDLTLGNLNDHQLKTRMIEDILLGFGADQILSYTLVDESKTVGSESLGTPIRLANPISDKRAYLRTHLLPSMVEVLAYNNAHKISDVLFFEQSSVYAEGTKSNRLGVIGQGSLFNQNWTKTEIPLDFYTIKGMIMELFETLGFNEKRFQFKPSGFDDSKFHPFKSAEILFDRKHLGVIGQLHPLYAKEYDLKDPIYLEIDLDYLLGQKAGAIKATAVAKYPIMTRDLAILCDNEVSVSDLIQSIEKVSRKYLVDLNVFDVFTSEKLGNKKSIAFQLSFGQDRTLEVEEINDIMSAVIEELTKRFNVEVR